The Brevibacillus humidisoli DNA segment GGATCATGACTTACAATGCGGTGGCTCACTAACACGTAATCCGCTGGAACGCACGATAAATCCGCTTCTACGCTTCTATCTGAAAAGACTCTTGCATGTGTAGCCACACACATGTAAGAGTCTTTTTGTAAGCGCACGAGCCGAGCGAACCTGTTTTTCGCTTTCGCCCCCCACTATGCTCGTCCGAAGCAAAGAACCGACATGGGTAAGTCCAAAGTTCACTTTTCTCCTGCCTTTTTTTCTCATGATAATGTTTTAGAGCCAGTTTCGAGTTGTCTGTTGCCGCTGCTTGTCCAGCAGGAAAAAACGATAGGCAGCCGCCATGTGGTGTAATATAGTGGATTTAGAAAGATAGGGAAGCAGCAAGGCACGAAGGAGGAGATTCGATGGAGAAAAGACACGCCGTCCTGTTCCAACAATTGGAGGATTACCGGCACGGAACACTGCGGCTGGTTGCCGATGTTACCGAGGAGATGGCTGATGTCGTGCCTGCCGGGTTTTCCAACAATATTCGCTGGAACTTAGGCCATATCTATCTAGATCAATATCTCTGGATTCAGCACTTGACCAAAGAACCGATCCAACTGCCCGACGGTTATCTCACCTGGTTTAACTACGGCACCAAACCGGCGGATTGGCAGGGAAGCGTGCCGTCCCTAGACACGCTGCGGGAACTCTTAGGCGGACAGATCGGATGGATTCGGCAGCAGTATGGTGAT contains these protein-coding regions:
- a CDS encoding DinB family protein, giving the protein MEKRHAVLFQQLEDYRHGTLRLVADVTEEMADVVPAGFSNNIRWNLGHIYLDQYLWIQHLTKEPIQLPDGYLTWFNYGTKPADWQGSVPSLDTLRELLGGQIGWIRQQYGDRLEEEFPATESGMHTIAQVLVRTIYHEALHAGAILSIRRML